From the genome of Rarobacter incanus, one region includes:
- a CDS encoding GH92 family glycosyl hydrolase — protein MKVFDQAPRARRRSVVVFAAAAAMAATGALAQAPAALAVASWSTSFESGDSQVVGTALGAVPTTFTGITGRPLTVSVTPSNVANSGSSESVGNLSDGSGDTKWYTGNKPSGSTPFEVVYAMGVKTPISGYSLTSGADAADWSGRNPKSWAVYGSNDGSAWTPLDNQSGQSFAGSKSVNNYATSGSPEYSYYKLAITENNGANDFQLADWTLKLGTVQAGSLAVAQATGPTGGWTQKEGAGFTGKASLMYAGKHIGAGAVTSKVEIRSNVNASVATNTQFSYKIYPVLNSDWEYSATYVALDVQFDDGTWLSANADQRDTNGFHVQARKQGSEKALYANQWNSVAVDLSAYKGRTIKNIAITYDNDTAASGTSIVGYVDDIAIKTVAPIDASQLVNYVDTRRGTNANDKFSRGSNIPATAVPNGFNFWTPFTNTDDNKLYQYARQNNSDNLTTLQGVGISHETSPWMGDSDSMSIMPSTSATTTNADRSARAAAFSHDDEIARPDYYSVKTTNGLQVEVAPTMHAGIMKFTFPAGQNTGTLLIDGALSQDSSFQVSGNKLTGWVSGNAKGGSGSGSTRMYIYGEFDSAATAQGSANGGRSGYYARFDTAANKTVTLRIATSFIGDDQAQSNFAQEVANKSFSDIQTAAALTWQERLSVIDMSQSTTATDADKVKVYSSLYRLNMYPNARWEKVGTEYKYASAVGGTSADKTDQNVPVMTGKNYVNNGFWDTYRTAWPLYSLLYPEFATELVDGFLDQYDDGGWVSRWSSPGYSNIMTGTSSDVAFADVYISTNSMSTAQAEHAFAAAVKNATVSAPSEYWNNNNRDEARVGRKGLQTSTFLGYSDSNLHESVSWGLEGNINDAGIAAMAEKLAADTSLSAAKRARYAEQATYYRDRAKNYVNMFNTEAGGFFTTRNADGTFSSNSSNYNPKTWWGPYTETNGWNFAFHAPFDTDGLAGLYGSTTAGIKAKLDQFYATPEKTTGTIHEELEASAVRIGQLGMSNQVSHHIPYISAATGDATRTQEVVRESLQRLFVGSDIGQGYPGDEDNGEMSAWYLFSAMGFYPLSLASGEYTVGSPAFDKMIINRSASQGGKLTITAQNNSYDNVYVSGVKVGDKALSTPSLSVSDLRAASTLDFTMQSTPSTWGNDQTRAVSAPAALQDLTKSGNAQVSATGISDTAKLVDDTSDTKSAMTVAGSTLKAVSTQGPVKVKTYTLTSATKAAAPTSWKLQGSNSGTDWTDLDSRSGSFFDYPLQTVPFQVEDPGSYSQYRIVFGNGSELAEVELLVDPDATGATGEVEAAVPSDISVAAGEQTPSVIATVSGIADVSAASATVDFGDGSDAQAATVAAGGIAGSVVKATHSYDRAGEYPVTVKVTYDGVTTVSTGVITVTRDARFESNFDNACLTNAGTAVACDGASNANGYRKESLAEAKSITDGSRSVSVPAVVQGTQYSVPGDSSLKFTLPQIASGEKDNLTGETTRKVRVYVPADATKVSFIGMATETSLSKAAKLIFDDGTTKPFNLEFNNWDSATGADGIGAGNVVVGASMGRWKGTSTTVDAPNNAFKLWATASVTLEQGHGGGFWLEMPAVDSSTKARQHVFAIASDGSGTLTEPVSIAAGQAASAKSGAATTFDLATVSAGDQSGERTAVVNWGDGSEAVEVSLAESGAVTGQHTYAKAGIYRVSIVADDSVTSAQTSTTITVTDSEKTDAAVTLTALPAAPVAGDSIALTATVPSDATGTVSFKSSGEVIGTAAIADGKASYTVSSVEAGVYTFAAEFAGDAKYNAAASQTVTVTVKTKDDGGNTGGGDGGNTGGTDSGKAASLSAPRFSKLKQSYGAIAKRRATVAVVVTNATQGTVTFKSGAKVLATAKIRRQGSVYVASAVLPAKLRVGSYGRVTASVVVGGRVVSSPVSGQVVRVVKASLKKVKVKQVAGSRVKVRVKLGKLSSGVWPSGSVRVVVGKRVLAKKKVKVSAKGKVTVRLKKAVSKGVKVRVKFVPKAKAKSVVKGKSSKKMRMR, from the coding sequence AGGCGCCAGCCGCGCTCGCAGTGGCGTCGTGGTCCACATCGTTCGAATCCGGCGATTCGCAGGTGGTGGGAACCGCCTTGGGTGCCGTTCCCACCACTTTCACGGGGATCACGGGAAGGCCGCTCACCGTGTCGGTGACGCCCTCGAACGTGGCAAATAGCGGGTCCAGCGAGAGCGTGGGCAACCTGTCCGACGGGTCCGGCGACACCAAGTGGTACACCGGAAATAAGCCGAGCGGCTCCACCCCGTTTGAGGTCGTCTACGCGATGGGGGTCAAGACGCCCATAAGTGGATACTCGCTTACCTCAGGCGCAGATGCGGCCGACTGGTCGGGTCGTAACCCGAAGTCGTGGGCCGTGTACGGATCGAATGATGGCAGTGCATGGACGCCGCTCGACAACCAAAGCGGCCAGAGCTTCGCGGGCAGCAAGTCGGTTAACAACTACGCCACCTCGGGGAGCCCCGAGTACTCGTACTACAAGCTGGCCATCACGGAAAACAACGGGGCCAACGACTTCCAGCTTGCCGATTGGACGCTCAAGCTCGGCACCGTGCAGGCGGGTTCGTTGGCCGTGGCGCAGGCCACCGGCCCGACCGGCGGATGGACCCAGAAGGAGGGCGCCGGATTCACCGGCAAGGCTTCCCTGATGTATGCGGGCAAGCATATCGGCGCGGGCGCGGTCACCTCGAAGGTCGAGATTCGCTCCAACGTTAACGCGTCGGTAGCCACAAACACCCAGTTCAGCTACAAGATCTACCCGGTGCTGAACTCGGACTGGGAGTATTCGGCCACCTACGTTGCGCTTGACGTGCAGTTCGATGACGGGACGTGGCTGTCGGCGAACGCCGACCAACGCGACACCAACGGATTCCACGTTCAGGCCCGCAAGCAGGGTTCGGAAAAGGCCCTGTACGCAAACCAATGGAACTCGGTGGCGGTGGACCTGAGTGCCTACAAGGGTAGGACGATCAAGAACATTGCGATCACCTACGACAACGACACCGCGGCAAGCGGCACATCGATTGTCGGCTACGTCGATGACATTGCGATCAAGACCGTGGCGCCCATCGATGCCAGCCAGCTTGTGAACTACGTGGATACGCGCCGCGGAACGAACGCGAACGACAAGTTCTCGCGCGGGTCGAACATCCCCGCAACGGCCGTCCCGAACGGCTTCAACTTCTGGACCCCGTTCACCAACACGGACGACAACAAGCTCTACCAGTACGCGCGGCAGAACAACTCCGATAACCTCACGACACTGCAGGGCGTCGGGATTTCGCACGAAACCAGCCCGTGGATGGGTGACTCCGACTCAATGTCGATCATGCCGTCGACGAGCGCGACCACCACCAACGCCGATCGCAGCGCGCGCGCGGCCGCGTTCAGCCACGATGATGAAATTGCTCGCCCCGATTACTACAGCGTCAAGACGACCAATGGCCTGCAGGTCGAGGTGGCTCCGACAATGCACGCGGGCATCATGAAGTTCACGTTCCCGGCCGGGCAGAACACGGGCACTCTGCTGATCGACGGCGCACTTTCGCAGGATTCCAGCTTCCAGGTTTCCGGCAACAAGCTCACGGGTTGGGTCTCCGGCAACGCCAAGGGCGGTTCTGGATCAGGTTCGACCCGCATGTACATCTACGGCGAATTCGATTCCGCCGCCACCGCCCAGGGCAGCGCGAACGGTGGTCGCAGCGGCTACTACGCCCGCTTTGACACGGCGGCCAACAAGACGGTCACCCTGCGCATCGCGACGTCGTTCATCGGCGACGACCAAGCGCAGTCCAACTTCGCGCAAGAGGTTGCGAACAAGTCGTTCAGCGACATTCAAACGGCGGCGGCGCTCACCTGGCAGGAAAGGCTCAGCGTCATCGACATGAGCCAGTCCACCACCGCAACCGACGCCGACAAGGTCAAGGTCTACTCGAGCCTGTACCGCCTCAACATGTACCCGAACGCTCGCTGGGAGAAAGTCGGAACCGAGTACAAGTACGCGTCGGCGGTTGGCGGGACCTCGGCTGACAAGACCGATCAGAACGTGCCGGTCATGACCGGCAAGAACTACGTCAACAACGGGTTCTGGGACACCTACCGCACGGCGTGGCCCCTGTACTCGTTGCTATACCCGGAATTCGCAACCGAATTGGTCGACGGGTTCTTGGACCAGTACGACGACGGCGGCTGGGTTTCGCGGTGGAGCTCGCCGGGATATTCGAACATCATGACAGGGACGAGTTCCGACGTCGCCTTCGCTGACGTTTACATTTCGACGAACTCGATGTCGACGGCGCAGGCGGAACACGCCTTTGCGGCCGCGGTCAAGAACGCGACAGTCTCCGCGCCAAGCGAATACTGGAACAACAACAACCGCGATGAAGCACGCGTCGGCCGCAAGGGGTTGCAGACGTCGACCTTCCTCGGGTATTCGGATTCGAACCTGCACGAGTCCGTGTCCTGGGGTCTGGAGGGCAACATCAACGATGCCGGCATCGCGGCCATGGCCGAGAAGCTAGCGGCGGATACCTCCCTGTCCGCAGCGAAGCGAGCCCGGTACGCCGAGCAGGCAACCTACTACCGTGACCGCGCCAAGAACTACGTCAACATGTTCAACACCGAGGCAGGCGGCTTCTTTACCACCCGCAATGCCGATGGAACGTTCAGTTCGAATTCGTCGAACTACAACCCGAAGACGTGGTGGGGTCCCTACACGGAGACCAACGGGTGGAACTTCGCCTTCCACGCGCCTTTCGACACCGACGGCCTGGCGGGCCTGTACGGTTCGACAACGGCGGGCATCAAGGCGAAGCTGGACCAGTTCTACGCAACGCCCGAAAAGACGACCGGGACGATCCACGAGGAACTGGAAGCCTCCGCGGTGCGCATCGGGCAACTCGGCATGAGCAACCAGGTATCGCACCACATTCCGTACATCTCCGCCGCAACCGGCGATGCGACCCGCACGCAAGAGGTTGTGCGCGAATCGCTCCAGCGCCTCTTCGTCGGATCCGACATCGGGCAGGGCTACCCCGGCGATGAGGACAACGGCGAAATGAGCGCCTGGTACCTGTTCTCGGCGATGGGCTTCTACCCGCTGTCGCTCGCATCCGGCGAGTACACCGTGGGGTCGCCCGCCTTCGACAAGATGATCATCAACAGGTCCGCATCGCAGGGCGGAAAGCTGACGATCACGGCGCAGAACAACTCGTACGACAACGTCTACGTTTCGGGCGTGAAGGTTGGCGACAAGGCGCTGTCGACCCCGAGCCTGAGCGTGTCGGATCTGCGTGCCGCCAGCACGCTGGACTTCACGATGCAGTCCACCCCCTCTACCTGGGGCAACGACCAGACCCGCGCGGTTTCGGCGCCGGCCGCGCTGCAGGACCTGACCAAGTCTGGCAACGCCCAGGTGAGCGCCACTGGTATCAGCGACACCGCGAAGCTTGTCGATGACACGTCCGACACGAAGTCGGCAATGACTGTCGCCGGCTCGACGTTGAAGGCGGTTTCAACGCAGGGCCCGGTCAAGGTCAAGACCTACACGCTCACCAGCGCAACGAAGGCGGCAGCCCCGACATCCTGGAAGCTACAGGGATCCAACTCCGGCACGGACTGGACGGACCTTGACTCGCGCAGCGGATCATTCTTCGATTACCCGCTGCAGACTGTTCCGTTCCAGGTTGAAGATCCCGGGTCATATTCGCAGTACCGCATCGTGTTCGGTAACGGGTCGGAATTGGCTGAAGTCGAGCTTCTGGTGGACCCGGATGCAACGGGTGCTACCGGCGAGGTCGAGGCAGCGGTGCCGAGTGACATCTCGGTGGCGGCGGGCGAACAAACGCCATCCGTCATCGCGACCGTCTCAGGGATCGCGGACGTGAGCGCGGCGAGCGCGACCGTCGATTTCGGTGATGGCTCCGATGCCCAGGCGGCGACGGTCGCAGCGGGCGGCATCGCCGGCAGCGTCGTTAAGGCCACGCACTCGTACGACCGGGCCGGTGAGTACCCGGTGACCGTTAAGGTCACATACGACGGGGTCACCACGGTGTCGACGGGTGTCATAACGGTTACGCGTGACGCCAGGTTCGAATCGAACTTCGACAACGCGTGCCTGACAAATGCGGGTACCGCGGTCGCCTGCGATGGTGCCTCGAACGCCAACGGCTACCGCAAGGAGTCGCTGGCTGAGGCAAAGTCCATCACGGATGGATCGCGAAGCGTCAGCGTTCCAGCAGTGGTGCAGGGTACGCAGTATTCGGTGCCGGGGGACTCGTCCCTGAAATTCACTCTCCCGCAGATCGCATCTGGCGAAAAGGACAACCTGACCGGCGAAACCACGCGCAAAGTGCGGGTCTATGTGCCAGCTGACGCCACCAAGGTGTCGTTCATCGGTATGGCAACGGAGACGAGCCTTTCCAAAGCGGCGAAGCTCATCTTCGATGACGGGACGACCAAGCCCTTCAACCTGGAGTTCAATAACTGGGACTCGGCGACCGGTGCAGACGGTATTGGCGCGGGCAACGTCGTGGTCGGCGCCAGCATGGGCCGTTGGAAGGGAACGTCGACGACGGTCGACGCACCAAATAACGCATTCAAGCTATGGGCAACTGCTTCGGTGACGCTGGAGCAGGGTCACGGTGGCGGCTTCTGGCTCGAGATGCCGGCCGTTGATAGTTCAACGAAGGCGCGGCAGCACGTGTTTGCTATCGCGAGCGACGGCAGCGGGACGCTTACCGAGCCGGTTTCGATCGCGGCCGGACAGGCCGCTAGCGCAAAATCGGGTGCTGCAACCACGTTCGATCTGGCCACGGTCTCCGCAGGTGACCAAAGCGGTGAGCGCACGGCGGTCGTCAACTGGGGCGACGGCAGCGAGGCCGTAGAGGTTTCGCTGGCCGAATCCGGTGCGGTCACGGGTCAGCACACCTACGCCAAGGCCGGGATCTACCGGGTCAGCATCGTCGCGGATGACTCTGTGACGTCTGCGCAGACCAGCACGACCATCACGGTGACCGACAGCGAGAAGACGGACGCCGCCGTGACCCTGACGGCGTTGCCTGCCGCGCCCGTGGCGGGCGACAGCATCGCTCTGACGGCCACCGTGCCCAGCGATGCCACGGGCACGGTGAGCTTCAAGTCGTCGGGCGAGGTCATCGGGACCGCAGCGATTGCCGATGGCAAGGCCAGCTACACCGTGTCTTCCGTCGAGGCGGGGGTCTACACGTTCGCAGCGGAATTCGCCGGTGATGCCAAGTACAACGCGGCCGCATCGCAAACAGTCACAGTGACCGTCAAGACCAAGGACGACGGTGGGAACACCGGTGGTGGCGATGGTGGGAACACCGGCGGCACCGACTCCGGTAAGGCGGCTAGCCTGTCCGCGCCGCGGTTCAGCAAGCTGAAGCAGTCCTACGGTGCGATTGCCAAGCGCCGGGCCACCGTCGCGGTCGTTGTGACGAACGCGACCCAGGGGACGGTGACGTTCAAGTCCGGGGCGAAGGTTTTGGCTACAGCGAAGATTCGTCGGCAGGGGAGTGTTTATGTTGCTTCGGCTGTTTTGCCGGCGAAGTTGCGGGTTGGTTCGTATGGTCGGGTGACGGCGTCGGTGGTTGTTGGTGGGCGTGTTGTGAGTTCGCCGGTGTCTGGTCAGGTCGTGCGGGTGGTCAAGGCTAGCTTGAAGAAGGTGAAGGTGAAGCAGGTTGCTGGTTCGCGTGTGAAGGTGCGCGTGAAGTTGGGCAAGTTGTCGTCGGGCGTGTGGCCTTCTGGTTCGGTGCGTGTTGTTGTTGGTAAGCGCGTGTTGGCGAAGAAGAAGGTGAAGGTTTCGGCGAAGGGGAAGGTGACGGTGCGGTTGAAGAAGGCCGTGTCGAAGGGTGTGAAGGTGCGGGTGAAGTTCGTGCCGAAGGCGAAGGCGAAGTCGGTTGTGAAGGGTAAGTCTTCGAAGAAGATGCGCATGCGCTAG